The following coding sequences lie in one Miscanthus floridulus cultivar M001 chromosome 9, ASM1932011v1, whole genome shotgun sequence genomic window:
- the LOC136482941 gene encoding dof zinc finger protein 4-like, which produces MIFPPVFLVSTSWNSNQKLQQATTTSNINIPSASAVVAGEGNLLQYRQAMAAEALSEGGGSRDGSASAAQANAQPRSMSERSKLLRIPKPEPGLRCPRCDSTSTKFCYFNNYSFAQPRHFCRNCHRYWTHGGALRDIPVGAPYRRRRAKSSKPSAAATAASASSAALVMTSSCTTNAVPLAPSPQQATASSSASPLLPQLYGLASMSVDTPDVGSKFSWPWAANLLVDSAGGRAVSESKMEHLWGTLSQSSQMPRLPVFSHSINQQQGPPVAVPVTMATPPSMFHPGLWSGGDGGIYSGGESQFHMITNRDEECPIWAMQADVNGYTTSYMILSQL; this is translated from the exons ATGATCTTCCCCCCAGTCTTCCTAGTTTCCACAAGCTGGAATAGCAACCAGAAG CTGCAGCAGGCAACTACTACCAGTAACATTAATATTCCTTCTGCATCAGCTGTTGTTGCTGGTGAAGGCAATCTTCTCCAGTATAGACAAGCCATGGCCGCAGAAGCACTTTCCGAAGGAGGTGGAAGCCGTGATGGCAGCGCCTCAGCAGCGCAAGCCAACGCCCAACCGAGGTCCATGTCTGAGCGCTCCAAGCTGCTGAGGATCCCAAAGCCAGAGCCAGGGCTCAGGTGCCCGCGCTGTGACTCCACCAGCACCAAGTTTTGCTACTTCAACAACTACTCCTTCGCGCAACCGCGCCACTTCTGCCGTAACTGCCATCGCTACTGGACGCACGGTGGCGCCCTCCGCGACATCCCCGTCGGCGCACCATACAGACGCCGCCGAGCCAAGAGCAGCAAGCCTAGTGCTGCAGCCACTGCTGCATCAGCATCATCAGCAGCACTAGTGATGACTTCGTCGTGCACCACAAATGCCGTCCCGCTCGCGCCCTCTCCACAACAAGCTACGGCGAGCAGCAGCGCGTCGCCGCTCCTGCCACAGTTGTATGGGCTCGCCAGCATGAGCGTGGACACCCCGGATGTTGGCTCGAAATTTTCATGGCCCTGGGCTGCTAATCTGTTGGTGGACTCGGCCGGTGGGAGGGCTGTATCGGAGTCGAAGATGGAGCACCTGTGGGGAACGCTATCGCAGTCTTCGCAGATGCCCAGGCTCCCAGTATTCTCGCACTCTATTAACCAGCAGCAGGGTCCGCCAGTTGCTGTGCCGGTGACAATGGCGACGCCGCCAAGCATGTTCCACCCAGGGTTATGGAGTGGAGGCGACGGAGGCATCTACAGTGGAGGCGAAAGTCAGTTCCATATGATCACGAATCGAGATGAGGAGTGCCCAATTTGGGCCATGCAAGCAGATGTGAATGGTTACACTACTTCCTATATGATCCTATCCCAGTTATAG